Proteins from one Nicotiana tabacum cultivar K326 chromosome 23, ASM71507v2, whole genome shotgun sequence genomic window:
- the LOC107795669 gene encoding uncharacterized protein LOC107795669, translated as MVLLENSHSHVSSTTQTRPNYYYTPPPSSTKAHRSLGRSMRTIRSTLYQAENNSGPVYENLTDSIVDFRLSELAKKPPPPVHKCDVDFLELSRSFSDFSACSSDISGELERLAKVPISDPNWSSEPEPCVGFLERDSFSTEIIESIEPEDLLPTVKLCVDSLKSPSAAVKRSAAAKLRLLAKNRAENRALIGESGAVPALLPLLRCSDPWTQEHAVTALLNLSLHEPNKILITNSGAIKSLIYVLKTGTETSKQNAACALLSLALIDENKLSIGACGAIAPLVALLISGTNRGKKDALTTLYKLCTVRLNKERAVNAGAVKPLVGLVCEEGGGLAEKAMVVLSSLAGIETGSEEIVEEGGIGALVEVIEDGSNKGKEFAVVTLLQLCVDSVWNRGILVREGGIPPLVALSQNGTAKAKHKAETLLGYLREPRQEVSTSTP; from the exons ATGGTTCTCCTGGAAAATTCTCATTCTCATGTTTCTTCTACTACCCAAACACGGCCTAATTATTACTATACTCCGCCACCATCCTCTACTAAAGCCCACCGTTCACTTGGCCGGTCAATGCGCACTATCCGGTCCACTCTCTACCAAGCCGAAAATAATTCCGGTCCGGTTTACGAGAACCTCACCGATTCCATTGTCGATTTTCGGCTCAGCGAGCTCGCAAAAAAACCGCCGCCGCCGGTTCATAAATGTGATGTGGATTTTCTGGAACTTTCTAGATCTTTCAGTGATTTCTCGGCGTGTAGCAGTGATATTTCCGGCGAGTTGGAACGTCTGGCGAAGGTTCCAATTTCGGATCCGAATTGGAGCTCCGAACCAGAACCTTGTGTGGGATTTCTAGAGAGAGATTCGTTTTCAACGGAGATAATAGAGAGTATTGAACCGGAAGATCTTCTACCGACGGTGAAACTCTGCGTCGACAGTTTAAAGTCACCGTCGGCGGCCGTGAAGAGATCGGCGGCGGCGAAATTGAGGCTCTTAGCAAAGAACCGAGCTGAAAATCGCGCATTAATTGGCGAGTCCGGCGCGGTTCCGGCATTGTTGCCGCTCCTCCGGTGCTCCGATCCGTGGACTCAGGAACACGCTGTAACGGCGCTCCTCAATCTCTCGCTTCACGAGCCGAACAAAATCCTAATTACAAATTCTGGAGCTATAAAATCCCTCATTTACGTTTTAAAAACGGGGACGGAAACGTCGAAGCAAAATGCAGCTTGTGCGCTGTTAAGTTTAGCTTTGATCGATGAGAATAAGCTCTCAATCGGTGCTTGTGGTGCTATTGCGCCATTAGTGGCACTGTTAATTAGCGGAACAAATCGGGGTAAAAAGGATGCATTAACGACATTGTATAAGTTGTGTACTGTGAGGTTGAATAAAGAGCGGGCCGTGAATGCGGGTGCTGTGAAGCCGTTAGTGGGGTTAGTGTGTGAGGAGGGTGGAGGGTTAGCTGAGAAGGCTATGGTGGTGTTGAGTAGCTTAGCGGGGATTGAGACGGGGAGCGAAGAGATTGTTGAGGAAGGTGGGATTGGTGCACTGGTGGAAGTGATTGAAGATGGAAGTAATAAAGGGAAGGAATTTGCAGTGGTGACACTTTTGCAGCTGTGTGTTGACAGTGTGTGGAATAGAGGGATTCTTGTTAGGGAAGGAGGGATTCCTCCTCTTGTTGCCTTGTCGCAGAACGGAACTGCTAAAGCTAAGCATAAG GCAGAAACGTTACTCGGATACTTGAGGGAACCAAGACAAGAAGTTTCTACTTCAACTCCTTAG